In Xanthomonas theicola, a single genomic region encodes these proteins:
- a CDS encoding sensor histidine kinase: MKSVSAFRWLATSRNDDPIHRRHASFLQALLIAIALYVLGDIAFFLYVARPNELLARPELAFALGGNALAALGALAGVLLIRCGRSPAATRAFIAAILAGTLLTYARVDIYGLMTDPMPAIALALAGMVLGRRRLWQVFLALAATCVLASIVQALWNVATRPGWGNAGLTLGAVGAYLLLTLVLDRTIAALRDSLVESEARRRELEQVNLRLVREMAERERVQAQLLHAQRMEALGRLASGVVHDFDNIINVIIGYAQRRDSLKDYGVAPLVKTLENIETASRRALAVSRKILNFGRAEPGISSVFDARKALVEAEPMLGQLFGHEIRLEGIAPGVPLWVEMDLDDLELAVLNIAANARDAMDGRGVFRIRGESRDGHVVLALSDTGPGIPGPLLARILEPFYTTKPVGKGTGLGLSVVNDIVAAAGGRVEAGNGADGGAVIRLHLPAAATSDHPANR, encoded by the coding sequence ATGAAATCCGTGTCCGCGTTTCGTTGGCTGGCGACGAGCAGGAACGACGATCCGATCCATCGCCGGCACGCCTCCTTCCTGCAGGCGTTGCTGATCGCGATCGCGCTGTACGTGCTGGGCGACATTGCGTTTTTCCTGTACGTGGCGCGGCCGAACGAATTGCTAGCCAGGCCTGAACTGGCCTTCGCCCTGGGCGGCAACGCGCTCGCTGCGCTGGGCGCGCTGGCCGGCGTGCTGCTGATTCGGTGCGGCCGCAGTCCGGCCGCAACCAGGGCGTTCATCGCCGCGATCCTGGCCGGGACGCTGCTGACCTACGCCAGAGTGGACATCTACGGCCTGATGACCGATCCGATGCCGGCGATCGCCCTGGCCCTGGCCGGCATGGTGCTGGGACGGCGTCGCCTGTGGCAGGTGTTCCTGGCGCTTGCGGCGACCTGCGTCCTGGCCTCGATCGTCCAGGCGCTCTGGAACGTCGCGACCCGCCCGGGCTGGGGCAACGCCGGCCTGACCCTGGGCGCGGTCGGCGCCTATCTGCTGCTCACCCTGGTTCTGGATCGCACCATCGCCGCGCTGCGCGACAGCCTGGTGGAATCGGAGGCGCGCAGGCGCGAACTGGAGCAGGTGAACCTTCGCCTGGTGCGCGAGATGGCCGAGCGCGAGCGCGTCCAGGCGCAATTGCTGCACGCGCAGAGGATGGAGGCGCTGGGGCGGCTGGCCTCCGGCGTGGTGCACGATTTCGACAACATCATCAACGTCATCATCGGCTACGCCCAGCGCCGCGACTCGCTGAAGGACTACGGTGTGGCGCCACTGGTCAAGACGCTGGAAAACATCGAGACGGCTTCGCGCCGCGCGCTGGCGGTCAGCCGCAAGATCCTCAACTTCGGCCGCGCCGAGCCTGGTATTTCCAGCGTGTTCGACGCGCGCAAGGCGCTCGTCGAGGCCGAGCCGATGCTCGGGCAGCTGTTCGGGCACGAGATCAGGCTGGAAGGCATCGCGCCAGGCGTTCCGCTATGGGTGGAGATGGATCTCGACGACCTGGAGCTGGCGGTGCTCAACATCGCCGCCAACGCGCGCGATGCGATGGACGGCCGCGGCGTGTTCCGCATCCGCGGCGAATCGCGGGACGGCCACGTGGTGCTGGCGCTGTCCGATACCGGTCCGGGGATCCCCGGGCCGTTGCTGGCCCGCATCCTGGAGCCGTTCTACACGACCAAGCCGGTTGGCAAGGGCACCGGCCTGGGCCTGTCGGTGGTCAACGACATCGTCGCGGCGGCGGGCGGGCGCGTGGAGGCCGGCAACGGTGCAGACGGCGGCGCCGTCATCCGCCTGCACCTGCCCGCCGCCGCGACGTCGGATCATCCGGCAAACAGGTAG
- a CDS encoding response regulator transcription factor, translating into MHVAVLEDDSALREDILIPGLREFGFEARGAGSAGALYRLMLECRFDMIVLDLGLPDESGLSVVAHLRTLFNGLGIVVLTGNLRRSDHVRALSGGADAFLRKPADAEILALTLRNLARRLRPDAPDAPDATAAKPGWRLESDGWCLVAPDSRIVVLTTLERSLMRCLDARRGQAVGREALISALDADACDFDLHRLEMLVHRLRRKAARLSAPEEAPFPLLSSRGMGYLFAG; encoded by the coding sequence TTGCACGTCGCGGTCCTGGAGGACGACAGCGCCCTGCGCGAAGACATCCTGATTCCGGGGCTGCGCGAGTTCGGATTCGAGGCGCGCGGCGCCGGCAGCGCGGGCGCGCTGTACCGACTCATGCTGGAATGCCGCTTCGACATGATCGTGCTCGACCTCGGCCTTCCCGACGAGAGCGGCCTGAGCGTGGTCGCGCATCTGCGCACGCTGTTCAACGGCCTGGGCATCGTCGTGCTCACCGGCAACCTGCGCCGGTCCGACCACGTTCGCGCGCTGAGCGGTGGCGCCGACGCTTTCCTGCGCAAGCCGGCCGACGCGGAAATCCTGGCGCTGACGCTGCGCAACCTGGCGCGGCGGCTGCGCCCCGACGCTCCCGACGCTCCCGACGCGACGGCGGCCAAGCCGGGCTGGCGGCTGGAGTCCGACGGCTGGTGCCTGGTCGCGCCGGACAGCCGCATCGTCGTGCTGACCACGCTCGAACGCAGCCTGATGCGCTGCCTGGACGCGCGCCGCGGCCAGGCGGTCGGGCGTGAGGCGCTGATCTCGGCGCTGGACGCGGACGCCTGCGATTTCGACCTGCACCGGCTGGAGATGCTGGTCCACCGGCTGCGGCGCAAGGCGGCCAGGCTCAGCGCGCCGGAGGAGGCACCGTTCCCGCTGCTGTCCTCGCGCGGAATGGGCTACCTGTTTGCCGGATGA
- a CDS encoding DUF4031 domain-containing protein: MAVYIDDAVHPWRGERWGHLLADTLDELHAMAARLGIPRRAFQNKPSGVHYDVPAALRDEAIRLGAVPVSRHTDRDLIKALIRQARAQARGTPG; encoded by the coding sequence ATGGCGGTGTACATCGACGATGCAGTGCATCCCTGGCGCGGTGAGCGCTGGGGCCACTTGCTCGCCGATACGCTCGACGAACTGCATGCGATGGCGGCGCGGCTGGGCATCCCCCGCCGCGCCTTCCAGAACAAGCCCAGCGGCGTGCACTACGACGTGCCCGCCGCCTTGCGCGACGAAGCGATCCGGCTGGGCGCGGTCCCGGTTTCCAGGCATACTGATCGCGACCTGATCAAGGCGCTGATCCGCCAGGCACGCGCGCAGGCGCGCGGCACGCCCGGCTGA